The Bombus huntii isolate Logan2020A chromosome 6, iyBomHunt1.1, whole genome shotgun sequence genome window below encodes:
- the LOC126866639 gene encoding uncharacterized protein LOC126866639 isoform X3, giving the protein MQSQSACDCYCKTRVPIARQREEIQYARSGIRGSRSSVRRTETARSARKVTLTAAKAVNDEQLDSKRSSATVSDSPVLSPETTAILENVEKLMKDAQIQMKEISLSATCGRLQKCTDVHPDEAAFDDENDQLLYIRERVAYKFQEANGWIDEGSSDRRPGREQRDAIKAKRTVDLTAPKFQTSDDRYEEFSRRRKRYVQRFGLSSSCPAPEDDERRDEHRITRPPPEDTRRDDKRANAFSVRMGPSVNIKGDLVTQSLASIRISPDPSFVQESRNVATYVVRRDFRGKDGSPRKREKVVRIAEDGESRTKGKSKRASWKDRVESGDGSDAARVPGKSETVAAEGSCDGLAKDEKLDDKLDDKLDEKLDEKLGDVRETTTKDLESEGNLESTDRDDEVALKEDFRETIGDNSNDESESEIIEEGTDDSAMKISARGNQKQVRFDERVSQRKESPGEEIVEDGSPSRAKNHESLVESQNTEGADAICEENSKTPSTFVERLESRRASNDQSERLKAPSRKLRTNDEQVPLSSKQVEEMRKTDNRRRKEVCEKRRTEEDERYKAIDKRFADIVQTYCDRDEKQAGNYAEDNVSSSSAILTEDSEESDDLCNLYEPSVDELDQVLLSYDKIIESVVRSTKTIDRFLSRPELDEYRAQDTTRGKADGKYTADTVAINSAKIATVETDGAGNLSKQITADLADRFHARAKHSALSKIKKNSTIRSGKFAKRNATIELENWEFDRSAEMQVEERRDRTKSTIEDKRLLTRNKANANEERQLDRIERTKATTCLKSPVSKRNEDGSRRRCIAPKVSDKFTARIFATNSRTKDGTSPPRRRTSNEETTGSSEDNSRNYETTTNGTNEARDIFPRKTRLFRIVNDSSSLTASSIWPQSSSTDTKSANDTKMSQETCRSTTMKDESRDERATILRINALQSKEGEVQRGNFDDTTLRNIVRPAVLKDVAAEEKMEANLMALAVREETRFVEDKIKSMLKVNEIVPLMAKSLLQSLKNDEAGRGNSRSLVSGKSSIYNAVSNDVRMVGATKSDDESEKRDSQVEHARLETNTNEEIIEKDISIKDKSERDHAVLNESIPNTEDRSSLKCNLDVSRNEHSADKIDGDIGLAEDVKISGGIDNTKKDSEKNDENSISKNDANLRIEVSEKENKTSTRTASNIIREPIGSKECHVAETLRNNLLRDIDERMNLHDNEAAVKDINETWLKTNDDEDAKRDDLETWNKRSVSSNDAVGELREEKSVELCSQKNSGKNEQFDNNISQGLSSDSLRDCASLRSSSRNLSKTSSNNTKLSQEANKFEQMETSNAIADKISDINNSHFDSLFEKKNILSDVYDGMDKKFFSSTCLDGNINYSSLLNQRQRLSNGTSTISTIESNKMEISDTSHSEGELYMPSSGSYSLGEVRMLTKIRSDGENTDDFDNNVAIFVTKEMLTSWNESSKSLIQSMGEI; this is encoded by the exons ATGCAGTCACAGTCGGCGTGCGATTGTTATTGCAAAACTCGCGTGCCGATAGCGCgacaaagagaagaaattcAATACGCAAGAAGCGGCATCAGAGGGTCGAGAAGCTCTGTTCGTCGAACAGAAACGGCGAGAAGCGCGAGGAAAGTTACATTAACAGCGGCGAAAGCGGTCAACGATGAACAG CTCGATAGCAAGAGATCCAGCGCAACTGTTTCGGATTCGCCGGTGCTTAGTCCGGAAACAACGGCCATTCTCGAGAACGTAGAAAAGTTGATGAAGGACGCGCAGATCCAAATGAAGGAGATAAGTTTGTCCGCTACGTGCGGTCGCCTTCAAAAATGCACAGACGT ACATCCGGACGAGGCGGCGTTCGACGACGAGAACGATCAACTGTTGTACATCCGTGAACGAGTGGCTTACAAGTTTCAAGAAGCGAACGGCTGGATCGACGAGGGATCCAGCGATCGTCGACCTGGTCGTGAGCAACGCGACGCGATCAAAGCCAAGAGGACGGTCGATCTAACGGCGCCTAAATTTCAAACTTCCGACGATCGTTACGAGGAATTCTCGCGACGAAGGAAGCGGTACGTTCAAAGATTCGGACTTTCCTCTTCGTGTCCCGCGCCCGAGGACGACGAGCGCAGAGACGAACATCGTATTACGCGTCCTCCGCCAGAGGACACGCGGAGAGACGACAAGAGGGCGAACGCGTTCTCGGTGCGGATGGGCCCTTCGGTGAATATCAAGGGAGACCTGGTCACCCAAAGCTTGGCAAGCATTCGCATCTCACCGGATCCGTCGTTCGTGCAAGAAAGTCGCAACGTCGCCACTTACGTGGTTCGTCGTGACTTTCGCGGCAAGGACGGCTCTCcgagaaagagggagaaagtCGTAAGAATAGCGGAGGATGGCGAAAGTAGGACGAAGGGGAAATCGAAGAGGGCGAGTTGGAAAGACCGCGTGGAGAGTGGCGATGGATCGGACGCGGCGCGCGTTCCTGGGAAATCGGAAACAGTTGCGGCAGAGGGATCCTGCGATGGTTTGGCGAAGGACGAAAAATTGGACGATAAACTGGACGATAAACTGGACGAAAAATTGGACGAAAAATTGGGCGATGTGCGCGAAACGACAACGAAGGATCTCGAGAGCGAGGGGAACCTGGAGTCGACGGATCGCGACGACGAGGTCGCGTTGAAGGAAGATTTCAGAGAAACGATCGGGGACAATTCGAACGACGAATCCGAGAGTGAAATTATCGAGGAAGGGACGGACGATTCGGCGATGAAGATATCGGCAAGGGGCAACCAGAAGCAAGTGAGATTCGACGAGCGAGTCTCGCAGAGGAAGGAATCCCCTGGAGAGGAAATAGTCGAGGACGGGAGTCCATCGCGAGCGAAGAATCACGAAAGTCTCGTCGAGTCGCAAAATACGGAAGGAGCGGATGCAATTTGCGAGGAGAATTCGAAAACACCGTCGACGTTCGTCGAACGTTTGGAAAGCCGACGAGCTTCGAACGATCAATCCGAACGACTCAAAGCCCCTTCGAGGAAACTTCGAACAAACGACGAGCAGGTTCCGTTATCGAGCAAGCAGGTGGAAGAAATGCGCAAGACCGATAATAGAAGACGCAAGGAGGTTTGCGAGAAGCGAAGAACGGAGGAGGATGAGCGCTATAAGGCGATAGATAAACGTTTCGCAGACATCGTTCAAACATATTGCGACAGAGACGAGAAACAAGCGGGGAATTACGCGGAGGACAACGTTTCGTCGTCGAGCGCGATCTTAACGGAAGATAGCGAGGAATCGGACGATCTTTGCAATTTGTACGAACCTTCCGTGGACGAGCTGGACCAGGTGTTGCTTTCGTACGATAAGATAATCGAGAGCGTCGTTCGATCGACGAAAACGATAGACAGGTTTCTTTCGCGACCGGAGCTCGACGAATATCGCGCGCAAGATACGACGAGAGGAAAAGCCGACGGGAAATACACCGCTGATACGGTTGCGATAAACAGCGCGAAGATCGCAACGGTGGAAACCGATGGAGCGGGAAATTTATCGAAACAAATTACGGCTGATCTGGCTGATCGGTTTCACGCGCGCGCTAAACACAGCGCGCTAtcgaaaataaagaagaactCGACGATTAGGTCGGGGAAATTTGCAAAGCGGAATGCAACGATTGAATTGGAAAATTGGGAATTCGATCGGAGTGCAGAGATGCAGGTGGAAGAACGTCGAGATCGGACGAAATCGACGATCGAAGATAAACGATTGCTAACGAGGAATAAAGCGAACGCGAACGAAGAACGCCAGCTTGATAggatcgaacgaacgaaagcTACAACGTGTTTAAAGTCGCCCGTATCGAAGAGAAACGAGGATGGTTCGAGGAGAAGGTGTATCGCGCCGAAGGTCTCGGACAAATTTACGGCGCGAATTTTCGCAACGAACTCGAGGACGAAGGATGGAACGTCTCCTCCTCGGAGGAGAACGTCGAACGAAGAAACCACCGGCTCGAGCGAAGATAACAGCAGGAATTACGAAACGACGACAAACGGTACCAACGAGGCGAGAGACATTTTTCCTCGTAAAACGCGTTTATTTCGAATCGTGAACGATAGCTCGAGCTTGACCGCCTCTTCGATCTGGCCGCAGTCTTCGAGCACGGATACGAAGAGCGCGAACGATACGAAGATGTCGCAAGAGACGTGCAGGTCAACGACGATGAAAGACGAGTCTCGCGACGAGAGGGCCACGATTCTCAGGATAAACGCGCTGCAATCGAAGGAAGGAGAGGTCCAGAGAGGTAATTTCGACGACACGACGTTGCGCAATATCGTTCGCCCCGCTGTCTTAAAGGATGTCGCAGCGGAAGAGAAGATGGAGGCAAACTTGATGGCGCTCGCTGTTCGAGAAGAAACACGCTTCgtagaagataaaataaagaGCATGCTGAAGGTAAACGAGATAGTACCTCTGATGGCGAAGAGCTTGTTGCAGAGTTTGAAGAACGACGAGGCCGGTCGTGGAAACTCGCGGTCGCTAGTTTCCGGCAAATCGTCGATATACAACGCGGTTTCGAACGACGTTCGTATGGTCGGAGCGACGAAATCGGATGACGAGTCTGAGAAACGAGATTCGCAAGTGGAACACGCGCGGCTTGAAACCAACACGAACGAAGAAATTATCGAAAAAGATATTTCGATAAAGGATAAATCTGAACGCGACCACGCTGTTCTTAACGAGTCGATTCCTAACACCGAGGACCGATCGTCTTTAAAATGTAACCTTGATGTATCGAGAAACGAACATTCTGCAGATAAAATAGACGGCGATATCGGGTTGGCGGAAGACGTTAAAATAAGCGGTGGAATTGATAATACGAAAAAAGATTCTGAAAAGAATGACGAGAATAGTATCTCGAAGAACGATGCGAATTTGCGGATAGAAGTAAGcgagaaagaaaacaaaacCTCTACGAGAACTGCGTCTAATATTATTCGCGAGCCAATCGGGAGCAAAGAATGCCACGTTGCTGAAACTTTAAGGAATAATCTGCTGCGGGATATCGATGAAAGAATGAATTTACACGACAATGAGGCAGCTGTGAAGGATATTAACGAAACTTGGCTGAAAACGAACGACGACGAAGATGCGAAGCGTGACGACCTTGAAACTTGGAACAAAAGATCGGTATCTTCGAACGATGCGGTTGGTGAATTGAGAGAAGAGAAATCTGTAGAATTATGTTCGCAGAAAAATTCAGGCAAAAACGAACAGtttgataataatatttcgCAGGGTTTATCGTCTGATTCTTTGCGCGATTGCGCGTCTCTTCGATCTTCCTCGAGGAACCTTTCGAAAACTTCATCGAATAATACGAAACTTTCACAGGAGGCGAATAAATTCGAGCAGATGGAAACGAGCAACGCGATTGCTGATAAAATAAGCGATATAAATAACTCGCATTTCGATAGCTTATTCGagaaaaagaacattttatcCGATGTGTATGACGGAATGGACAAAAAGTTCTTCTCTTCTACGTGTCTTGATGGCAATATCAATTATTCAAGTTTACTCAATCAACGACAGAG GCTTTCTAATGGCACGTCTACGATATCAACGATAGAATCGAACAAG ATGGAAATTTCGGATACTTCACACTCCGAAGGGGAACTATACATGCCAAGTTCCGGTTCATATTCTCTCGGAGAAGTTCGAATGTTGACAAAGATTCGATCAGATGGCGAAAACACCGATGATTTCGATAATAACGTCGCGATTTTCGTTACGAAAGAGATGTTGACTTCTTGGAACGAATCTTCAAag TCTCTCATACAGAGCATGggagaaatttaa